In Armatimonas rosea, a single genomic region encodes these proteins:
- a CDS encoding secretin N-terminal domain-containing protein: MKTSRIFRHFPLLLLAVAVTPRAALAQFGQGGFGDFGGGMDIPKPAWENFKLNPKTRLKLDFRNASVDAVLSVFSKASGIPIIKDPALKDPITIQSPVDLNLKDAFALLNAALGVRNFDLTKSGNILMIKSRAQASSGRGNRFGGMSGGFDPSMFGGGSSRSSAAPKVYALKYANATQVARVINDVFANSGQQAINPAALGAMFGGAATGAPATPPAAPPGGGNGPSAGPDPDPQRGGGGGGRGGFGGFGGGGFGGQGGFGGFGQGGFGGMGGFGGFGRGGANTSVVRASADDYSNSVIVNAPTREQDQVADLIEEIDKQTDQPQKSQVVPLQFALATDLVTVVQNVLVANMPRGRGGSTTGQTPIDQRFGGGGGFGGFGGFGRNGASSLAAGNVVAESRTNSLIITATQENLDLITKVVKELDKPITFENSTFVITLENARADQMADVLNQSFGSRNGTRSTTGRTTTGQTGASSRANTNNRTNTPATLGRSVPQNDDPVQVGLADPMAGAGELATNVTVQQGFPGFGGGGFGGGGFGGFGGGGTTNRTQQSTGTRGLDSQGRVVNLRDLTGQVTVIPDINTNSVVIVTSPQNRDLLQQIVEQLDKIPEQVMIETVIVEASLDATDKLGIEWNLTQGTGSVLGALGATDTKGAASSSFGNQATTTQPQGFRYTLTGGQYGAFMNALKTDARFEILSTPRIFTSNNSTAEINISQSLPYVTSTQTNANGVSTFNYSFLDVGIILTVTPRITSNGFVTMDVTQTANDFVRYTDFNAPVVNQREAQTTVSVKDGETIVLGGIIKNSVSATTNKLPVLGDIPVLGKLFQSNSTTKSKTELLVFLTPRIVRDADEARKLREDTQKQMQSKLKDKLPEFSMPDKDKVKEKTIVKPKEGVTTSKDPKKTGG; this comes from the coding sequence ATGAAAACATCTAGAATCTTTCGCCATTTCCCGCTACTGCTACTTGCGGTGGCCGTCACCCCCCGCGCGGCTCTCGCCCAGTTTGGCCAGGGAGGGTTTGGGGACTTTGGAGGGGGGATGGACATCCCCAAGCCCGCGTGGGAGAACTTCAAGCTCAACCCCAAGACCCGCCTGAAGCTGGACTTTCGCAATGCGAGTGTCGATGCGGTACTGAGTGTCTTTAGCAAGGCCAGTGGGATTCCCATTATCAAGGACCCCGCGCTCAAGGACCCGATCACGATCCAGAGCCCGGTCGATCTTAACCTCAAGGATGCCTTTGCGCTCCTCAATGCCGCACTGGGTGTCCGCAACTTTGACCTGACCAAGAGCGGCAATATCCTGATGATCAAGAGCCGCGCGCAGGCAAGCTCCGGGCGCGGAAATCGCTTTGGGGGCATGAGCGGTGGTTTTGACCCGAGCATGTTTGGAGGCGGGAGCAGCCGCAGTAGCGCGGCACCCAAGGTCTATGCGCTCAAGTACGCCAATGCGACCCAGGTTGCTCGTGTCATCAACGATGTCTTTGCCAACTCGGGGCAGCAGGCGATCAATCCGGCCGCACTGGGGGCGATGTTTGGCGGGGCTGCGACAGGAGCTCCCGCAACCCCACCCGCGGCACCTCCCGGCGGAGGAAATGGCCCCAGTGCCGGCCCTGATCCCGACCCACAGCGCGGCGGCGGTGGTGGTGGCCGCGGTGGATTTGGCGGCTTCGGGGGCGGTGGATTTGGCGGCCAGGGGGGCTTCGGTGGCTTTGGCCAAGGTGGCTTCGGTGGGATGGGCGGCTTCGGCGGCTTTGGACGCGGCGGTGCGAATACATCGGTGGTCCGCGCCTCGGCTGATGACTACTCCAACTCCGTGATCGTCAATGCCCCCACCCGTGAGCAGGATCAGGTTGCAGACCTGATCGAAGAGATCGACAAGCAGACCGATCAGCCTCAGAAATCGCAGGTTGTTCCGCTTCAGTTTGCGCTCGCCACCGATCTTGTGACCGTGGTACAGAATGTCTTGGTCGCCAATATGCCCCGTGGGCGGGGGGGCTCCACCACGGGACAGACACCGATCGACCAGCGCTTCGGAGGGGGCGGCGGCTTCGGCGGGTTTGGCGGCTTCGGACGTAACGGGGCATCGTCGCTGGCGGCAGGGAACGTGGTGGCAGAGTCACGCACCAACTCTCTGATCATCACGGCGACCCAGGAGAACCTTGATCTGATTACCAAGGTTGTCAAGGAGCTCGACAAGCCCATTACCTTTGAGAATAGTACGTTTGTCATCACCCTGGAGAATGCCCGCGCCGACCAGATGGCCGATGTGCTCAACCAGAGCTTTGGGAGCCGCAATGGCACCCGCTCGACCACGGGACGCACCACGACCGGCCAGACCGGGGCTTCGTCGCGTGCCAACACCAATAACCGAACCAATACCCCCGCCACCTTGGGACGAAGCGTGCCCCAGAACGACGATCCTGTCCAGGTGGGGCTGGCCGATCCGATGGCGGGTGCAGGAGAGCTCGCGACCAACGTGACCGTCCAGCAGGGCTTCCCTGGCTTTGGCGGAGGGGGCTTCGGAGGCGGTGGCTTCGGTGGCTTTGGCGGCGGCGGCACGACAAACCGGACACAGCAGAGCACGGGCACCCGTGGCCTCGATAGCCAGGGGCGCGTGGTGAACCTGCGCGATCTCACGGGACAGGTAACCGTGATCCCGGATATCAATACCAATAGCGTTGTGATTGTTACGTCGCCACAGAACCGTGACCTTCTCCAGCAGATTGTGGAGCAGCTCGATAAGATTCCCGAGCAGGTGATGATCGAGACCGTGATTGTCGAGGCGAGCCTGGATGCGACCGACAAGCTGGGGATCGAGTGGAACCTGACTCAGGGAACCGGTAGCGTGCTGGGAGCGCTTGGGGCCACGGATACCAAGGGCGCCGCGTCGTCGTCGTTTGGCAACCAGGCCACGACCACCCAGCCGCAGGGCTTCCGCTACACGCTCACGGGCGGCCAGTACGGGGCGTTTATGAACGCGCTCAAGACCGATGCACGCTTTGAGATTCTCTCGACCCCGCGCATCTTCACGAGCAACAACTCCACTGCGGAGATCAATATCAGCCAGAGCCTGCCCTACGTCACCAGCACCCAGACCAACGCCAACGGCGTCTCGACCTTTAACTACTCCTTCCTCGACGTGGGCATCATCCTGACGGTTACGCCCCGGATTACATCCAATGGCTTTGTCACGATGGATGTCACCCAGACCGCCAACGACTTTGTCCGCTACACCGACTTCAACGCCCCCGTGGTCAACCAGCGCGAGGCGCAGACCACGGTCAGCGTGAAGGATGGGGAGACCATTGTCCTCGGCGGAATCATCAAGAACTCCGTCTCCGCGACTACCAACAAGCTCCCGGTGCTGGGCGATATCCCGGTTCTGGGCAAGCTCTTCCAGTCCAACTCGACCACCAAGAGCAAGACCGAGCTGCTTGTCTTCCTCACCCCACGTATCGTCCGCGATGCCGACGAGGCCCGCAAGCTCCGTGAGGACACGCAGAAGCAGATGCAGTCTAAGCTCAAGGACAAGCTCCCGGAGTTCAGCATGCCCGACAAGGATAAAGTCAAAGAAAAGACGATTGTCAAGCCAAAAGAGGGTGTGACTACATCAAAGGATCCTAAGAAAACCGGCGGGTAG
- a CDS encoding phosphonate transporter: MNLFSKLAELARFLFQVEGISDATESTKKEARRDDLIRKPTSVAEAVGGTSTPPPQHAFVPQELLSNLPNMKQSQLDMLDFGAIRVSDEGVILSYNRWQSEFAQVDQDEALGKNFFRELAPCTNNRLVFGRFKQGVADGSLDVVVSYAFTYRMRPTLVKVHLYREPKTKANWILVARVGGNK; the protein is encoded by the coding sequence ATGAATCTCTTCAGTAAACTTGCCGAGCTTGCCCGTTTTCTCTTTCAGGTCGAGGGAATCTCCGATGCGACCGAGAGCACAAAAAAAGAAGCTCGTCGCGACGACCTCATCCGCAAGCCAACCTCTGTCGCGGAGGCGGTCGGGGGCACCAGCACGCCGCCGCCACAGCACGCCTTTGTCCCTCAGGAGCTACTGAGCAATCTTCCCAATATGAAGCAGAGCCAGCTCGATATGCTAGATTTTGGAGCGATCCGTGTCAGCGATGAGGGCGTGATCCTCTCCTACAACCGCTGGCAGTCCGAGTTTGCCCAGGTCGATCAGGACGAGGCACTCGGGAAGAACTTCTTCCGCGAGCTGGCACCCTGCACCAACAACCGCCTCGTCTTTGGCCGCTTCAAGCAAGGTGTCGCGGATGGGAGCCTGGATGTCGTGGTCTCGTATGCCTTCACCTATCGCATGCGTCCCACCCTCGTGAAGGTCCATCTCTACCGCGAGCCAAAGACCAAGGCCAACTGGATTCTGGTCGCACGGGTGGGGGGGAACAAGTAG
- a CDS encoding aromatic amino acid lyase yields the protein MPLSSLRERLYQRLRGRPYPLFVFAHEATFPAAALWTGARAWTRAFREAGVQPGDRLVLGLPPSAAFVQVVIAALWEGITLVPIGEGGELSALMECTDARWGVALSGEASQGIFIPEGCSGPDPKVAVVPRTPRFSPTPDAALLMRTSGTGGEGRWIALSLAGVLAALDSHLDVLGLPEEESRMLSVLPWHHVFGFVFDLLVGMFSGAEIVRDPAAGRDTAALLALAAEVEPTWLNAVPLTIQRLAQESEGRALLQALKGGVIGGAPIPEALVPLLQTTKLRVGYGQTEASPGIALGEPGSFLGRGYLGQARGCETRQEPDGTLAFRGANVCLGYWDSTQGLVRWEADRWHNTGDLVAPSGDGGWLYQGRIDDGFKLSNGVRVEAGPLEQAVLVKLGDFLDQALLHSPDGATLELLVACKPGRQLPCREHFFEPLGKLAGRLQSVRVLPPSAWVTTPKGTLRRLPTLKSAQYTPLALGPDSRLTCEEIERIASNPALTATLTPAARVAMEQSVGWLEELRRADTPIYGTTTGFGPFVRYGAGSGVAQGAGLIAHLGAGFGDDAPACVVRATLVCRAQNLAQGHSAIRPALLEAYLKLLGEEHIAVPLIGSVGASGDLVPLGHIARVLAERIPLEGREALSLTNGTSFLTAYAALATARAARLLAHAEALTGWLYRTLGCRASALDPRLHRARGHQGQIESAAQIAREAGRFGEFEDKNRPLQEVYSLRCAPQVLGACRENLSHARRIVETELNGVSDNPLFFDGPAVAHGGNFHGQQVAFAADALNAALVQAAVLAERQLDALITPSVTNGHAPLLLAWEPGRHSGLAGAQLTATALVAEMRAHGGPAATLSIPTNGGNQDVVSMGTLAARLAYAQTERLAGVLGILALALTQYAHLQAHDKAPGPPTPPVAGLPEIVGLNEDRPLREDIARLVGHFLTPG from the coding sequence GTGCCTCTCTCCTCTCTCCGTGAGCGACTCTACCAGCGGCTGCGTGGGCGGCCCTATCCCCTGTTTGTCTTTGCCCACGAGGCGACCTTCCCTGCGGCTGCCCTCTGGACCGGTGCACGCGCTTGGACACGTGCCTTCCGCGAGGCAGGTGTGCAGCCTGGCGACCGGCTGGTGCTGGGACTGCCACCATCGGCGGCCTTTGTCCAGGTCGTGATCGCGGCGCTCTGGGAGGGGATCACGCTGGTTCCCATCGGAGAAGGAGGAGAGCTCAGCGCCCTGATGGAGTGCACCGATGCCCGCTGGGGTGTCGCGCTCTCGGGGGAGGCGAGCCAAGGAATCTTTATCCCGGAGGGGTGCTCCGGTCCCGATCCCAAGGTGGCTGTGGTGCCGCGTACGCCCCGTTTCAGCCCCACCCCCGATGCCGCTCTCTTGATGCGGACATCGGGCACGGGCGGGGAAGGGCGCTGGATCGCGCTCTCGCTCGCTGGGGTACTGGCAGCGCTAGACTCCCATCTCGACGTGCTGGGCCTACCGGAGGAAGAGAGCCGCATGCTCTCGGTGCTTCCCTGGCACCATGTCTTTGGCTTTGTCTTTGATCTACTCGTGGGCATGTTTTCTGGGGCAGAGATCGTCCGCGACCCCGCTGCGGGGCGCGATACCGCCGCTCTATTGGCACTGGCTGCCGAGGTCGAGCCTACCTGGCTCAATGCCGTCCCACTGACCATCCAGCGCCTCGCCCAAGAGAGTGAGGGCCGGGCTCTTCTCCAGGCACTCAAAGGCGGCGTGATTGGCGGCGCACCGATCCCGGAGGCGCTGGTTCCCTTACTCCAGACCACTAAGCTGCGCGTTGGCTACGGCCAGACCGAGGCATCGCCGGGAATCGCACTCGGGGAGCCGGGGAGCTTTCTGGGCCGTGGCTACCTAGGGCAAGCCCGGGGCTGTGAGACGCGCCAAGAGCCCGATGGCACGCTGGCCTTCCGCGGTGCCAATGTCTGCCTGGGCTACTGGGACTCCACTCAGGGGCTCGTGCGCTGGGAAGCCGACCGCTGGCACAACACAGGGGATCTCGTTGCACCTTCGGGGGATGGCGGCTGGCTCTACCAAGGCCGGATCGACGATGGATTTAAGCTGAGCAACGGGGTACGTGTCGAGGCCGGGCCTCTAGAGCAGGCGGTACTCGTCAAGCTAGGAGACTTTCTCGATCAGGCGCTCCTGCACTCGCCCGATGGCGCGACCCTAGAGCTCTTGGTGGCCTGCAAGCCGGGGCGCCAGCTTCCTTGCCGCGAGCACTTCTTCGAGCCACTGGGCAAGCTGGCGGGGCGACTGCAGAGTGTTCGCGTGCTTCCCCCTAGTGCCTGGGTGACGACACCCAAAGGTACGTTACGACGTCTACCTACCCTGAAGAGCGCCCAGTACACGCCGCTTGCCCTAGGACCCGACAGCCGCCTTACTTGTGAGGAAATCGAGCGGATCGCCTCCAACCCGGCACTGACCGCCACTCTCACGCCCGCGGCACGCGTGGCCATGGAGCAGAGTGTTGGTTGGCTGGAGGAGCTGCGCCGCGCGGATACCCCGATCTACGGAACCACGACGGGATTTGGGCCTTTTGTGCGCTACGGCGCGGGGAGTGGAGTCGCGCAGGGAGCGGGGCTGATCGCACACTTAGGGGCGGGTTTTGGTGACGATGCCCCAGCCTGCGTTGTCCGGGCGACCCTTGTCTGCCGGGCGCAAAACCTTGCCCAGGGCCACTCCGCCATCCGCCCCGCGCTGCTAGAAGCCTATCTCAAGCTCCTGGGTGAGGAGCATATCGCGGTTCCCCTGATTGGCTCGGTGGGGGCGAGCGGCGATCTCGTTCCGCTGGGGCATATCGCCCGCGTCCTAGCCGAGCGCATCCCGCTGGAAGGCCGCGAGGCGCTCTCGCTTACCAACGGAACATCGTTTCTCACCGCCTACGCCGCCCTGGCTACCGCGCGCGCCGCTCGCCTGCTTGCCCATGCCGAGGCGCTGACCGGCTGGCTCTACCGGACACTGGGCTGCCGCGCCAGTGCGCTCGACCCACGCCTCCACCGAGCGCGGGGGCACCAGGGGCAGATCGAGAGCGCGGCGCAGATCGCGCGGGAGGCAGGGCGCTTTGGGGAGTTCGAGGATAAAAATCGTCCTCTGCAAGAGGTCTACTCCCTGCGCTGCGCCCCACAGGTGCTGGGCGCGTGCCGGGAGAACCTGAGCCACGCCCGCCGGATTGTAGAGACCGAGCTCAATGGGGTGAGCGACAACCCGCTGTTCTTCGACGGCCCTGCCGTGGCCCACGGCGGCAACTTCCATGGACAGCAGGTGGCGTTTGCCGCTGATGCCCTCAATGCGGCGCTGGTGCAAGCGGCGGTCCTGGCGGAGCGCCAGCTCGATGCCTTGATTACGCCCAGTGTCACCAATGGCCACGCGCCGCTCTTGCTTGCCTGGGAGCCGGGGCGGCACTCCGGGCTCGCTGGTGCCCAGCTCACGGCCACCGCGCTCGTGGCGGAGATGCGTGCCCACGGCGGCCCCGCGGCGACCCTCTCGATCCCCACCAACGGGGGCAACCAGGATGTGGTCTCGATGGGAACCCTCGCGGCGCGCCTCGCCTATGCCCAGACCGAGCGCCTCGCCGGGGTGCTGGGGATTCTGGCGCTGGCGCTGACCCAGTACGCCCACCTGCAAGCCCATGACAAAGCCCCTGGTCCTCCCACTCCCCCGGTTGCGGGCCTGCCGGAGATTGTCGGGCTAAACGAAGACCGGCCCCTGCGCGAAGACATCGCGCGGCTGGTCGGGCACTTTCTCACTCCGGGCTAG
- a CDS encoding DUF503 domain-containing protein, translated as MHIGVLTLSLSIGYADSLKDKRQAIKSLVARVRNKFNVSVAEVDDLDAWRRATVGVTVVSNSAVFATQVLQKVIDYVDNDANVVLDDYGIELL; from the coding sequence ATGCATATCGGTGTTCTCACCCTCTCGCTCTCCATCGGCTATGCCGACTCCCTCAAAGACAAGCGCCAGGCGATAAAGTCCTTGGTCGCACGGGTTCGTAATAAATTCAATGTCTCTGTCGCCGAGGTCGATGACCTGGATGCCTGGCGGCGTGCCACCGTGGGAGTGACCGTTGTCAGCAATAGCGCGGTCTTTGCGACCCAGGTGCTCCAAAAGGTGATAGATTACGTCGATAACGATGCCAATGTGGTTCTAGACGACTACGGCATCGAGCTCCTTTAG
- the rbfA gene encoding 30S ribosome-binding factor RbfA, with product MPTLRQARVAEMIKRDLSEILSKDVGDPRVALVSVTDVEVAQDFSIAKVFISVMGDESEKQAAMKALRNGAGFIRGRLGAMLELRTVPMLVFRFDEGIDRGVRMFELLREEKQFAESLPPATEEELAAVREEMAEESEK from the coding sequence ATGCCAACACTACGACAGGCACGGGTTGCCGAGATGATCAAGCGCGACCTGTCCGAGATTTTAAGTAAAGATGTCGGGGATCCCCGGGTTGCTCTGGTGAGTGTCACCGATGTCGAGGTCGCGCAGGACTTCTCGATCGCGAAGGTCTTTATCTCCGTGATGGGGGACGAGAGTGAGAAGCAGGCGGCGATGAAGGCGCTCCGTAACGGCGCGGGCTTTATCCGTGGCCGTCTGGGCGCGATGCTGGAGCTGCGCACCGTGCCCATGCTGGTCTTCCGCTTCGATGAGGGAATCGACCGGGGAGTGCGGATGTTCGAGCTCCTGCGCGAGGAGAAGCAGTTCGCCGAGAGCCTGCCGCCTGCCACCGAAGAGGAGCTCGCCGCCGTGCGCGAGGAGATGGCCGAGGAGTCGGAAAAGTAG